In the Anastrepha obliqua isolate idAnaObli1 chromosome 1, idAnaObli1_1.0, whole genome shotgun sequence genome, one interval contains:
- the LOC129242880 gene encoding myotubularin-related protein 13 isoform X1, with protein MSRLADYFVIVGYDNDKERTAAGNSQISCGKIVQRFPEKDWPDTPFIEGIEWFCQPLGWGLSYDKQEPKFFTSVLTDIDANKHYCACLSFHETLAITLNKVIDEEDEATATVSGIAGTKFQSAITASTSSGGSGSNNIISHHSVMYAPKCLVLISRLDYADTFKNCLGTIYTVYIENLPYALENLIGNILGCIQVPPAGGPQVRFSIGAGDKQSLQPPQSPSLPVTGTSVYFVFKQLGIKNVLILLCAVMTENKILFHSKSYSHLTESCKALVSLMYPFRYTHVYIPILPAPLTEVLSTPTPFIMGIHSSLVSEITDLLDVIVVDLDGGMVTIPESLSPPVPILPSPLWEQTQELLAMILFPNLSQADLAFPSIEKPTNYPKSDAVIDKELRAIFMRLFAQLLQGYRSCLTIIRIYPKPVITFHKAGFLGARDLIESEFLFRVLDSMFFTTFVNERGPPWRSADAWDELYSSMNEILKSEAQNKSLISIHIQELGKTLCENECPNQQVYAQKVLRPPDGSFHRIHQPAFPRINSEKVELIINDGMRKNCISHRLTVLRHQMRIIPMGPRLPEVLDVRPAVLNSARRLEVLKTCVAYIFENKIADARKLVPAVMRTLKHRDARLILCRELFGYVHGNKAVLDHQQFDLVIKFMNKTVQNSTGVDEYTVAAALLPMSTIFCRKLSTGIVQFAYTCIQDHPIWKNLQFWESTFYQDVQTQIKALYMQRRRQNEHNKESNIVLDDVPLEEPTALEITAEQMRKSPMIEEDKKTELAQSEESTLYSQAIHYANRMVSLLIPPDVNAVGPKPKQSFRLDDNQSVSNRTNTFTKLSIMGSHSLSEHSDEGFEENDALEVGGTVGKIVSRFIDRVCTEGGVTSEHIRNLHDMVPGVVHMHIEMLESVYLESKRHPHVQKPKIQTPCLLPGEEIVTDHLRCYLMPDGREDDTQSWIPAEGALFLTNYRIVFKGSPCDPLACEQTIIRAFPISSLLKEKKISVLYLSHLDQTLPEGLQLRSSTFQLMKIAFDTEVTPEMIETFRKILTKARHPIDEFEHFAFQSYGTIMHGTAPSKTKEKYSTLKGFAKKTILRKFKQKAPTKRKLVTSTLDFDTLGPSTEAIDTHSLDDELEDDEFETNTDTMPRLLTAKDVERMRERSYVRDWKRLGFDETQNGFRITTVNANYSLCRSYPALLVAPVQINDDALLHLGRCYKSQRIPVVTWRHRNGALLIRGALPHSKSVIGMLKNSTGSNTMSHDVANYHEQDKYISALIDSMPKNLSLALAQYNLTGMNLSMNSLLLNAGDESSYLNRAETSLTPEVSRKHKSGIAPGSDSKTNNWTDSLKPKSNTIKNNSSVTAAAAAYRKLRLYVLGEKSQTKSGINADLCAEFIAVDYADYRQSRIAFKKLMRACLPSNTTNDADQTFAKSVEQSEWLQQISSLLQLSGAVVDLMDLQESSVMLSLEDGWDITAQISSIAQLCLDPYYRTMEGFRVLIEKDWIAFGHRFAHRSNLKPAHGNSSIAFAPTFLQFLDAVYQIQKQFPMAFEFNEFYVRFLAYHMVSCRFRTFLFDCEVERFDLGIASVEDKRGSLSTKHHLLGNYKCNTGSDDEGVYPMDVRSKAAQSAVNFNRIGHSIFDYIERQHAKTQIFYNFMYCVRDDVLRPQSSLPSLDLWPYYTNEELAQGPPYDLELTNADDEIDLCELRGKRIVISAGYDNIEKTNPNAFVCLLSDVRQAETERGQLPQKWLQVWDQLEVPQMEELTRKSSLSSMLLQSHGKLAHKRSTLEILMKGRLSGYQDKFFHPHRFEKHPYTTPTNCNHCTKLLWGPVGYRCMDCGNSYHEKCTEVSLKNCTKYKAVDGVVPPNVNISQGDTSSIASSAATTARTSSHHFYNQFSSNVAENRTHEGHLYKRGALLKGWKQRWFVLDSIKHQLRYYDSGEDSQCKGVIELAEVQSVTPAQPAQIGTKRIDEKGFFDLKTNRRTYNFYAVNANLAQEWIEKIQACLQ; from the exons ATGTCCCGGCTTGCtgattattttgttattgtcgGCTATGATAACGATAAAGAAC GAACTGCTGCTGGTAACAGCCAAATTTCATGTGGCAAGATCGTGCAGCGTTTTCCGGAAAAGGACTGGCCGGATACGCCATTTATTGAGGGCATAGAAtgg TTCTGTCAACCACTTGGCTGGGGCTTGTCGTATGATAAGCAAGAACCGAAATTCTTCACTTCCGTACTCACTGATATCGATGCGAACAAGCATTACTGCGCCTGTCTTAGCTTCCACGAAACATTGGCAATCACACTTAACAAAGTCATCGATGAGGAGGATGAGGCGACAGCGACGGTCAGCGGCATAGCTGGCACAAAATTCCAATCAGCCATTACGGCAAGCACAAGTAGCGGTGGCAGTGGCAGCAATAATATAATTTCACATCACAGCGTTATGTATGCGCCGAAATGCCTAGTACTAATATCGCGGCTCGACTATGCAGACACATTTAAG AACTGTCTGGGTACTATTTACACTGTATACATCGAGAATCTGCCTTACGCATTGGAGAATCTCATCGGTAATATACTTGGCTGTATACAGGTGCCACCTGCGGGCGGCCCACAAGTACGCTTCTCCATAGGCGCTGGCGATAAGCAGTCGCTGCAGCCGCCGCAATCGCCATCGCTACCAGTAACTGGCACatctgtttattttgtttttaagcaaCTAG GTATTAAGAATGTACTTATACTTTTGTGCGCCGTTATGACGGAGAATAAAATTCTATTCCATTCGAAAAGCTATTCACATTTAACTGAAAGTTGTAAAGCTCTGGTATCGCTCATGTATCCATTCAg ATATACGCACGTGTACATTCCGATACTACCGGCACCACTAACCGAAGTGCTCTCCACACCCACACCTTTCATAATGGGCATACATAGTTCGTTGGTGAGCGAAATCACCGATCTGCTGGATGTTATAGTTGTGGATTTAGACGGAGGGATGGTGACGATACCTGAGTCATTGTCACCGCCAGTACCCATACTGCCATCACCACTCTGGGAACAAACACAAGAACTACTGGCAATGATACTGTTTCCGAATTTGTCACAGGCTGACTTGGCCTTTCCATCGATCGAGAAGCCAACGAACTACCCAAAATCGGATGCAGTAATTGATAAGGAATTGCGCGCAATTTTCATGCGCCTCTTCGCGCAATTATTGCAGGG CTACCGCTCGTGTCTGACAATTATACGCATATATCCCAAGCCGGTGATCACATTTCACAAGGCCGGTTTTCTGGGTGCACGCGACTTGATTGAGAGTGAATTTTTGTTTCGCGTATTGGACAGCATGTTTTTCACGACCTTCGTGAACGAACGTGGACCGCCATGGCGTTCGGCTGACGCCTGGGATGAGTTATACAGTTCGATGAATGAGATACTGAAAAGTGAGGCGCAAAATAAAAGTTTG ATTTCAATACACATCCAGGAGTTGGGGAAAACCCTCTGCGAAAACGAATGTCCCAATCAACAGGTCTACGCACAAAAAGTACTACGCCCACCGGACGGCTCCTTCCACCGCATCCACCAGCCGGCCTTTCCACGCATTAACAGTGAAAAGGTAGAACTAATTATAAACGATGGTATGCGCAAGAACTGCATCTCGCATCGTTTGACTGTGTTGCGTCATCAAATGCGCATCATACCAATGGGACCGCGGTTGCCCGAAGTGCTTGATGTGCGCCCGGCAGTATTAAATTCAGCACGTCGACTTGag GTACTGAAAACTTGTGTCGCTtacattttcgaaaataaaatcgCCGATGCGCGCAAACTAGTGCCGGCAGTGATGCGCACACTCAAGCATCGTGACGCACGCCTTATACTCTGTCGTGAACTATTCGGTTATGTGCATGGCAACAAAGCGGTGCTCGATCATCAACAATTCGATTTAGTTATAAA ATTTATGAACAAAACGGTACAAAATTCCACCGGTGTTGATGAGTATACTGTTGCGGCAGCACTGCTACCCATGTCAACTATCTTCTGCCGCAAACTATCGACTGGCATTGTACAATTCGCCTACACTTGTATACAGGATCACCCGATatggaaaaatttacaattttgggAATCCACTTTTTATCAAGATGTGCAGACGCAAATCAAAGCTTTGTATATGCAACGTCGCCGTCAAAATGAACACAATAAAGAATCGAATATCGTGCTGGACGATGTACCGTTGGAAGAACCGACTGCACTTGAGATAACCGCCGAGCAAATGCGTAAAAGTCCAATGATTGAGGAAGATAAAAAGACG GAATTGGCGCAATCAGAGGAATCCACGCTCTACAGTCAGGCTATACATTATGCTAATCGTATGGTTTCGCTGCTAATACCACCAGACGTAAATGCGGTGGGGCCAAAGCCTAAGCAGTCCTTTCGCCTGGACGATAATCAAAGCGTATCAAATAG AACAAATACTTTCACTAAATTGAG TATTATGGGCTCGCATAGCTTAAGTGAACATTCAGATGAAGGCTTTGAGGAGAACGACGCCTTGGAAGTGGGTGGCACCGTCGGTAAAATAGTTTCGCGTTTCATTGATCGCGTCTGCACCGAAGGCGGTGTAACCTCGGAGCATATACGCAATCTACACGACATGGTGCCAGGTGTGGTGCACATGCATATTGAAATGCTGGAGTCGGTGTATCTAGAGTCCAAACGACATCCACATGTGCAAAAGCCAAAGATACAAACGCCATGTCTACTGCCGGGCGAGGAGATCGTAACAGATCACTTGCGTTGCTATCTCATGCCCGACGGACGAGAGGATGACACGCAGAGCTGGATACCTGCCGAAGGTGCGCTGTTCTTAACAAATTATCGTATCGTGTTCAAAG GTTCCCCCTGTGATCCGCTTGCTTGCGAACAGACCATCATACGCGCTTTTCCCATCTCCTCGCTGCTGAAGGAGAAAAAGATCTCAGTACTTTACCTATCGCATTTAGATCAAACCCTACCAGAGGGTTTACAGTTACGTTCCAGCACCTTCCAACTAatgaaaattgcattcgacaCGGAGGTAACACCAGAAATGATTGAGACTTTCCGTAAAATACTCACGAAGGCGCGGCATCCGATCGATGAGTTCGAACACTTCGCCTTCCAATCGTACGGTACTATTATGCATGGGACCGCACCttcaaaaaccaaagaaaaatactCAACACTGAAAGGCTTcgcaaagaaaacaattttgcgtaaattcaaacaaaaagcgCCAACTAAACGCAAACTGGTTACTTCTACTCTGGATTTTGATACGCTCGGCCCATCGACGGAAGCCATAGATACACATTCTCTAGACGATGAACTCGAAGATGACGAGTTCGAAACAAATACTGACACAATGCCGAGATTGTTGACTGCGAAAGATGTGGAACGCATGCGTGAACGCAGTTATGTGCGTGATTGGAAGCGATTAGGATTTGACGAAACGCAAAATGGTTTCCGCATAACCACAGTCAATGCCAACTACAGTCTGTGTCGTTCGTACCCTGCGCTGTTGGTTGCACCTGTGCAGATAAATGACGATGCACTGCTGCATTTGGGGCGCTGCTACAAGAGTCAACGCATACCGGTGGTGACGTGGCGACATCGTAATGGCGCGCTGCTGATACGAGGAGCTCTACCACACAGCAAATCGGTGATCG GCATGTTGAAGAACTCCACCGGCTCGAATACGATGTCACACGACGTCGCTAACTATCACGAACAAGATAAATATATTTCAGCACTCATTGATTCAATGCCAAAAAATCTCTCCTTAGCATTGGCACAATATAATTTGACCGGCATGAATTTGTCCATGAATTCTCTGTTGCTAAACGCTGGCGATGAGTCGTCTTACCTCAATCGGGCGGAGACTTCATTGACGCCAGAAGTTAGTCGCAAACATAAATCGGGAATTGCGCCTGGGAGCGATTCCAAAACGAACAATTGGACAGATTCTTTGAAACCGAAATCGAATACCATAAAGAATAACTCATCGGTGACAGCGGCTGCAGCAGCGTATCGGAAGTTGCGCTTATATGTGTTAG GTGAAAAATCTCAAACGAAATCCGGCATAAATGCGGATCTCTGCGCTGAATTTATAGCCGTCGACTATGCCGATTACCGCCAATCACGCATCGCTTTTAAGAAGCTAATGCGCGCTTGTTTACCATCGAATACAACCAACGACGCCGACCAGACGTTCGCCAAGAGTGTTGAACAATCCGAGTGGCTGCAACAAATCTCTTCCCTGCTGCAACTTTCCGGCGCTGTGGTCGACTTAATGGATTTGCAAGAATCTAGTGTGATGCTTTCGCTGGAGGATGGCTGGGATATAACTGCGCAAATATCATCCATTGCACAACTCTGCCTTGATCCCTACTATCGCACAATGGAGGGTTTTCGCGTGCTGATCGAGAAAGATTGGATTGCATTTGGACATCGTTTCGCGCACCGTAGCAATTTGAAGCCGGCCCATGGCAACTCAAGTATTGCGTTTGCGCCAACATTTTTGCAGTTCTTAGATGCTGTTTACCAAATACAAAAGCAATTTCCAATGGCGTTTGAGTTCAATGAGTTCTATGTACGCTTCCTGGCCTACCATATGGTGTCATGTCGTTTCCGCACATTTCTGTTTGACTGTGAAGTGGAGCGTTTCGATTTGGGTATCGCATCCGTAGAAGACAAACGTGGATCGTTGAGCACTAAACATCATCTTTTGGGTAATTATAAAT GTAACACCGGCTCCGATGACGAAGGCGTCTACCCCATGGACGTGCGCAGTAAGGCGGCGCAATCAGCGGTGAATTTCAATCGCATCGGTCACTCCATTTTCGACTACATTGAACGTCAGCATGCGAAGACAcaaattttctacaatttcaTGTACTGTGTGCGTGACGATGTACTACGACCGCAGAGCTCACTGCCCTCACTCGATCTCTGGCCCTACTATACCAACGAAGAATTGGCACAGGGTCCGCCTTACGATCTAGAATTGACTAATGCAGATGATGAAATCGATCTCTGCGAGTTGCGTGGCAAACGAATCGTCATTAGTGCTGGATATGATAATATCGAAAAGACCAATCCGAATGCATTTGTGTGTTTGCTTAGCGATGTGCGACAAGCAGAAACCGAGCGTGGTCAGTTGCCACAAAAATGGTTGCAAGTATGGGATCAGTTGGAAGTGCCGCAAATGGAGGAGTTGACACGCAAGTCATCGTTGAGCAGCATGCTTTTGCAATCTCACGGCAAATTGGCGCACAAACGCTCCACCCTGGAGATTCTCATGAAGGGGCGATTGAGTGGTTATCAGGATAAATTCTTTCATCCGCATCGTTTTGAGAAGCATCCCTACACCACACCCACCAACTGCAACCATTGCACCAAACTTTTGTGGGGTCCAGTGGGTTATCGTTGTATGGACTGTGGCAATTCTTATCATGAAAAATGCACCGAAGTGTCATTGAAGAATTGCACTAAATATAAGGCCGTCGACGGAGTTGTGCCACCAAATGTGAACATCTCGCAAGGTGACACCTCAAGCATTGCATCGagtgctgctacaacagcacGCACCTCCAGTCACCATTTCTATAATCAGTTTAGCAGCAATGTGGCGGAAAATCGCACACATGAAGG tcACCTTTACAAACGAGGGGCGCTTTTAAAAGGCTGGAAGCAGCGTTGGTTTGTATTGGACTCCATAAAACATCAACTACGCTATTATGACTCCGGCGAAGATTCGCAGTGCAAAGGAGTTATAG